The sequence GCTGCCGGTCAAAAATGTCTGCAGGCTCCTGTCCAGGGAGCGGGCGAAGCCCTGGGCGAGTTCGGAGGACCCGCGTACGGGCACCGGCAGGTGCACCTCGAAGGCGAAGCCCATCAGGCGCGCCATCGCACGCCACACCCGGGCTTCGGGCCAGGGCCCGACGGCCGCGTGATGAACCGCCAGCAGATGGGCCGCCAGTTCGTCGCCGGCCCCGGCGGCGAAGCGCCACCAGTACAGCGCGCCCTCCCACTTGTCGAGGCTGTAGAGCAGACAGGCGAACGTCCGGGCGCCCACGGGGTCGTAGTCCGCGGCGAACGCGCCGAGCGCATCGACGTCATCGCTGCGCAGCACGATCTGACACAGCCGCCGGACCTCGACCAGGACAGCCGCGGGAGCGACCGCCGGGTCGAGGAGGGGAGTGGGCCGGCGCCGACGGCGGCCGCGGAGCACCGCCGGGCGGACCGGGACGGGACGGCCGCCGCCGGCCGCCGCGCGGGTGACGCGCGCGGGCGGCCGGCACCCCTTGTCGGCGATGGCCTCGGCGAGGCGCCGGGTGAAGGCGGCCACGTCGTGGTCGGCGTACTCGTCACGGATCTTTTCGGCTTGGAGCCGGAGCACGTTTTCGAGCATCACTCGTCCCTTCCGGAACGTTTCGTCATGATCTCTTTGAGGCGTTGCAGACCGATGCTCACGCTGACCTTCGCCGAGCCGGGAGTGGTTCCCAGCCTTTCGGCGATCTGCTCGTACGACAGCCCCGCCAGGTGGTAGAGGCGCACGGAATTGGCCTGGAGAGGAGCCCGGGACTCCAGCTCGTCCAGCGCAAGATCGAGCGGTTCGTGGTCCCCCAGCTCCTTCAGGTACGAGCTGTCCGGCCTGTCCGGAGGCTCGGCGAAGGCCTGGACGCGCGCGTCGCGGATTTCGCGGCGGTAGAAGTCGCCGATCACGCCATGGAGGATCCGGTAGGCCATCGCCGTCGGATTCACATGGGCCAGGATCCGCTCCCACTTCGCGTACATGCGGCGGCCGGCTTCGAGGACGGCTTCCTCCGCGTCGCGCCGGTCCCGGAGCTTGAAGCACGCGAGGGCGAGAAACGC is a genomic window of Streptomyces sp. Edi2 containing:
- a CDS encoding RNA polymerase sigma factor; amino-acid sequence: MNENFPAARPTADLPLDFEAFFQREQKAFLALACFKLRDRRDAEEAVLEAGRRMYAKWERILAHVNPTAMAYRILHGVIGDFYRREIRDARVQAFAEPPDRPDSSYLKELGDHEPLDLALDELESRAPLQANSVRLYHLAGLSYEQIAERLGTTPGSAKVSVSIGLQRLKEIMTKRSGRDE